The Equus caballus isolate H_3958 breed thoroughbred chromosome 22, TB-T2T, whole genome shotgun sequence genome window below encodes:
- the ANKEF1 gene encoding ankyrin repeat and EF-hand domain-containing protein 1 isoform X2, with product MEASREGVVELVRGILERGGEVNAFDNDRHHAAHFAAKGGFFDILKLLFAYNGDVGLIAMNGNTPLHYAAMGGFADCCKYIAQRGCDLKWKNLDHKTPKNLAKEGGFKAASKEIRRVERIANKLARPGAKNPNPLWALRLHDWSIEHETFLRETFSFVDRGDGTVSKDDFVTALEERQEFVTSEQLAVIAQLHEKVRGGGVNIDEFFKGTRFLSKAYVLGSYGPKKKRKGMGKKMKKGKFVLPLPICVIPDHVFPRRSDGGPPFYMIETYKNVTDCNRFNQDRPPEHPIQDDSAWYIDDPGKVYSNINFITKAGDLASLKKAFESGIPVDMKDNYYKTPLMTACASGNIDAVKFLLEKGANVNATDNFLWTPLHFACHAGQQDIVELLVKAGAVVDAPSINNSTPLTRAIESCRLDTVKYLLDIGAKFQLENRRGHTAMDVAKAYADYRIIGLIKEKMGNFPKPAENQKLKGKPSPKSKTEGPEIKKEEEPLSSMYTIPTISEQKKMHKDNVVYLNSLITSGYTKKVDITFIPRRIWSPEATTAELIRKRELRRERFTYEVDFDDFLMPFQKNIAEKAQAMEATLKT from the exons ATGGAAGCGTCGAGAGAGGGAGTGGTGGAGCTAGTCCGAGGGATATTGGAAAGAGGAGGTGAAGTGAATGCATTTGACAACGACAGACATCACGCTGCACATTTTGCTGCCAAAGGAGGCTTTTTTGAT ATACTGAAGCTTCTTTTTGCCTACAATGGAGACGTGGGGCTGATTGCAATGAATGGGAACACACCACTTCATTATGCTGCCATGGGTGGTTTTGCAGATTGCTGTAAATATATAGCTCAACGAG GATGTGACTTGAAATGGAAGAATTTAGATCATAAAACGCCTAAGAACCTGGCTAAGGAAGGCGGCTTCAAAGCAGCCAGCAAAGAAATACGGAGGGTGGAGCGAATCGCCAACAAACTGGCTCGGCCAGGAGCTAAAAACCCTAATCCACTCTGGGCACTTAGACTTCACGACTGGTCAATAGAACATGAAACTTTCCTTCGGGAAACCTTTTCGTTTGTGGACAGGGGCGATGGGACAGTCAGCAAGGATGACTTTGTGACCGCGCTGGAGGAGAGGCAAGAATTTGTGACCTCCGAACAGCTGGCTGTCATAGCTCAACTTCATGAAAAAGTTCGGGGAGGAGGGGTTAACATTGATGAGTTCTTTAAAGGAACCAGATTCTTAAGCAAGGCTTATGTCTTGGGATCCTATGGgcctaagaaaaagagaaaagggatgggcaaaaagatgaagaaaggcaAGTTTGTTTTACCTCTCCCAATCTGCGTCATCCCTGATCATGTCTTTCCACGCCGGAGTGACGGTGGGCCACCGTTTTACATGATTGAAACCTACAAGAATGTAACTGATTGCAATCGGTTTAATCAAGACCGTCCGCCAGAACATCCCATTCAGGATGACTCTGCTTGGTACATAGACGATCCAGGGAAGGTATATTCAAACATTAATTTTATCACCAAGGCAGGAGACCTGGCTTCTCTGAAAAAGGCATTTGAATCAGGAATACCTGTGGATATGAAGGATAATTATTACAAAACACCACTGATGACTGCCTGTGCCAGCGGAAACATCGATGCGGTCAAGTTTCTTCTTGAAAAAGG GGCTAACGTTAACGCAACAGATAATTTTCTGTGGACTCCACTTCATTTTGCATGCCATGCAGGCCAACAAGATATTGTTGAGCTTCTTGTTAAAGCTGGAGCAGTAGTAGATGCACCTTCCATCAACAACTCAACTCCTTTGACTAGAGCCATCGAGAGCTGTAGACTGGATACTGTAAAATACTTACTTGATATTGGTGCTAAATTCCAGCTGGAAAATAGAAGAG GGCATACTGCCATGGATGTTGCAAAGGCATACGCTGACTATAGAATAATTGGTTTGATTAAAGAAAAGATGGGTAACTttccaaaaccagcagaaaatCAAAAACTAAAAGGCAAGCCGTCTCCTAAATCCAAGACTGAAGGCCCTGAAATTAAGAAAGAAGAG GAACCACTTTCTTCAATGTATACTATACCAACCATATCGGagcaaaagaaaatgcataaGGATAATGTGGTTTATCTCAATTCGTTGATTACTAGTGGTTATACCAAGAAAGTAGATATCACATTTATTCCACGGAGG ATCTGGAGTCCTGAAGCCACAACGGCGGAGTTGATCAGGAAGAGGGAGCTGCGTCGGGAGAGGTTCACTTACGAGGTAGATTTTGATGACTTCCTGATGCCCTTTCAGAAGAATATTGCAGAGAAAGCTCAAGCAATGGAAGCTACCCTCAAGACCTAA